The nucleotide sequence GCCGGTGCTCCCCTTATCTCGGCGTGTCGTGAAGAACGGATCGAAGATCCGCTGCCGGTTCTCCATTGGAATGCCCTTTCCGTCGTCGCGGAAGACGATCCGGACCTGCGCGTCGTCAAGGCGGGCCACGTCGATCGTGATCGTGCCCGCGTGACCTTCGGGAAAGGCATGGATCACGGAATTCAGCGCGAGGTTGCTGACGACCTGCGCGAGCGCCCCAGGATAGGAGTTGAGGAGGATCCCATCGGCGCAGGTGAGCCTGACTTGGTGTCCCTTGCGCCGGAGGAGTGGACCGAGGGTGCTCATCAACTCGACGAGCCAATCGTGGACTTCGAAGGTGCGCAGGTCCCCTGCCGCCTGATCGGTCGCGACCTGCTTGAAATTCTGGATCAGGTCGGCGGCGCGCATGAGGTTGGAGAAGACCAGGGCCGATCCCTCATTCAGCCGCTCGATGCCTCGGATCAGGTCCGAGCGGCGAACCTGTGCCGAACCGACCGTCCGGCGCAGGTCCGCGAGGCTGTGATCGAAGGCGGTCGAGGTTGTGAGCGCCAAGCCGATTGGCGTGTTGATCTCATGGGCGACGCCCGCCACCAGCTGCCCGAGCGCGCCGAGCTTCTCGGCCTGGATCAGATGGGCCTGTGCCGCGCGCAACTCGGTCAGCGTCGCCTCAGAGCGCTCCTTCTCGACCTGCAGCTCCTGTCTCGTCCGGAATTGGCGTCGCGCACGGAATTCCCGGGCGCCGACACCGTAGAGCGAGAGCGCGTAGGCCGCGCCGATCTCGGCGTTGTTGACGAGGGCCAAGCCGGAATTGTCGTGCGTCGCCACCGTCTCGAAGAGGGCGAAACAGGTCCAGGTCAGGACGGCGAAGACACCGAACGAGGACACCCGCAACGGGAGCAGCGTCGACACGAACAGGATCACCACAATCATGCCCGCGGCGCCGTGATCGAAGCTCGGCCTCAGGAAGACGTAGATCACACTGAGCATGCAGCCCGGGACGACGCAGTACACGAGGTAGATCTGCTCTGCCCAAGGGTGCGCGTCGGGCCGGGCGAGCAGGAGGGTGGCCGGGAGGAGGACCAGAAGCGCGACGCCGAGCCGGATCGCGGTGGCCACGGCCCAGGCATCCGGGCTCAGGATCCAGTCCATGGCCGAGAAGGAACAGTACACGAAGGCGCCGAGCACCATCGCGGCCCGGGTGCGGCCCAGGTCGTCGAGGGTGAATTGCTGGACGAACCGGCTCTCCTCGCGGGGATC is from Methylobacterium radiodurans and encodes:
- a CDS encoding sensor histidine kinase, coding for MHRLLLKLGLRFEDPREESRFVQQFTLDDLGRTRAAMVLGAFVYCSFSAMDWILSPDAWAVATAIRLGVALLVLLPATLLLARPDAHPWAEQIYLVYCVVPGCMLSVIYVFLRPSFDHGAAGMIVVILFVSTLLPLRVSSFGVFAVLTWTCFALFETVATHDNSGLALVNNAEIGAAYALSLYGVGAREFRARRQFRTRQELQVEKERSEATLTELRAAQAHLIQAEKLGALGQLVAGVAHEINTPIGLALTTSTAFDHSLADLRRTVGSAQVRRSDLIRGIERLNEGSALVFSNLMRAADLIQNFKQVATDQAAGDLRTFEVHDWLVELMSTLGPLLRRKGHQVRLTCADGILLNSYPGALAQVVSNLALNSVIHAFPEGHAGTITIDVARLDDAQVRIVFRDDGKGIPMENRQRIFDPFFTTRRDKGSTGLGLHIVYNLVTSTLQGRIELESDENSGTQFTIYVPTLIV